In the Malaclemys terrapin pileata isolate rMalTer1 chromosome 18, rMalTer1.hap1, whole genome shotgun sequence genome, tttgggactcaaatccccgtccggggggaaatcccaaaaagccaaacatgtccgggaaaatccggcgccgctgggccaggggctggcccggggccgggggctggcggtgctgggcggccggggggtgcgccgggccgccggtgctgggcggccgggggtgcgccgggcggccgGGGACCAGTGGTGCTGggcagccggggggtgcgccgggcggctggggggtgcgccgggccgccggggggtgcgccggtgctgggcagccggggggtgcgccgggccgccgggggccggcggtgccgggcggccgggggccaggcccggggccggcaccccagggcccgagccgacccaggctggaaacgccgggggggccagcctgggccacgcctcctccccccacatccccccttacctgcttcaggcttcccgcgaatcaaatgttcgcgggaagcaggggagggggcggagactttggggaaggggcggagttggggcaggggcggggccccgtggagtgtcctccttttggaggcacaaaatatggtaaccccaggcttgctgcaaccttcatttttgcaaaccctgctgtaatcttattagtttagtttagatgtgtgaatgaggtatgtatggatgatggaatcaacctccagcccgtCCTGatgaaatagagttcaaacaccaacggctgaagatgcagacaagggccctaacaaagtaaggagaatccaccctaaaaagaaaaggtacaatagaaggaagatcaaagcccggtcccaggctgaaagtcatgtctgcaattgacgggtgatcaatcaccaaacccagaggcagcctgacacagcaagacctatagactctgaattcaaactaaagcctacacaaaggatgggtgagatggaaaactttagaGGAGgttaacattctgctgccaacatggaagggcatcggtgcatgcccaacggagacccagctcgtccttgtgcccggctttcctggccagttagccgccacaagctacgaacccaagctgcaaactcaagccacagactcaagcaggactggtaactatgcagcagctgcaaaacatctgatggatgtgtgcgtgtgtgagaatgtgtgtgtgtgtgtgtgtgtataggtattaggtataatgtgtgtgtataaggattaagatattagttattggtcataaatcgaattgttatcataataaatgtggcatctttatcttgtcccctttaataagatcctgctagtttttattggtataacaacttatggtatgtctatactacccactgAATCGGCAGGCAGTTATCGATCCAACGgggaatatcttattgcccttatataaatccatggtacgcccacatcttgaatactatgtacagatgtggtctcctcatctcaaaaaagatatactggcattagaaaaggttcagagaagggcaactacaatgattaggggtttggagagggtcccatatgaggagagattaaagagctaggacttttcagcttggaaaagaggagactaaggggggatatgatagaggtatattaaatcatgagtgatgtggagaaagtgaataaagaaaagttatttatttgttcccataatataagaactaggggccaccaaatgaaattaatgggcggcaggtttaaaacaaataaaagaaagttgtTCTTCACCcagcgcacagtcagcctgtggaactccttgcctgaggaggttgtgaaggctaggactataacagggtataaaagagaactggataaattcatggaggttaagtccattaatggttattagccaggatgggtaaggaatggtgtccctagcctctgtttgtcagaggatggagatggatggcaggagagagatcacttgatcactgcctgttagcttcactccctctggggcacctggcattggccactgtcggtagacaggatactgggctgaatggacctttggtctgacccagtatggccattcttatgttcttatctaatGGGGTTGTGCCCAGTGGGgccccacagggatctgttctcaACCAattatctggaagaaaatataaaaacattgtTGGTAAAATCTGCAGATTAGACAAAAATTGGTGTCATGGTAAACAACAATGGAAACGGGTCAGTCATACAGAACAACCTGGATCGCTTGTGGCTCATTTGAACAACCTGCATTTCAATACAGCTAAATTCAAGGTCACAcaactagaaacaaagaatgcaaGGTCAAACTTATAagatgggaggaaggaggggattgtatcctggaaagcaacaACTCTGAGAAGGATTTTGGGGTCATGGCAGACAACAAATTGAACCTGAGCTCCCAGTGAAATCCCATAACAGAGAGtaaatgcgatccttggatgtttAAATAGGAGAAGGGCAGTAAAGTTACCTGGATATACACCATTTGCGACACCTTtagtggaatactgtgtccagttccggtaTCCACACTTCAAAACAGATGTTAAAAAAATTGCAAAgcattcagaaaagagcaacgaGAACACCGCAGTTTGGAAAAGATTCCTTACTGcaaaagactaaaaaaaaaagctCCGTCTATTTAATTTATCTAAGGGAAGATTCAATAGTGACTAGAACACAATCTATAAACAAGGAAGAGCTTTCTGATAGTAATGGCTTTTTAAATTGGCAGAAGATGACAATgacaaattcagattaaaaataataatacctaatagtgcttttcatcagcagatctaaGAATGCTTTACAACAGTCAGtagcattatcctcattttacaaacgAGGAAATTGAAGCACGGAGGTGAAAAATAAGGCACAAGTTTTTAAGAATGAACatgattaaccattgggacaacttacccagggaggtggtggattctttgtcacttggagtctttcaatcaagactggatggttttctaaaaatatatgaCATAACTCACACAAGAAGATAGAGGCTCGAcacagaaattattgggtgaggttctatgaTGTGTGTTATACAatagatcagattagatgatcagaaTAAGAAGTTTTAAGGCCTGAAGGAGCCAATCTATGaatttacactagttgaggaCATAGCTCATCATGTCTGAGCATTCTCTTCTAACTCTAATATTTAAACTTTACAAGTTCTGCAGTAGTTATAGCTTTCCTTCCTAATTAACTCCCCCTTGcacacacaaaaccaaaactGGTTGTTTTTAGTCCAACATAGAAGAAATGAATtcatttcccctgccccccaccccaaaaagatTCAATTAACAGGATAATTTCCTGCTATGGAAATAGTGAAAGTTTCTATTTATTTGATTTCAATAGTAAAAACCCCCCAAACATACCAAacaacccctcttcccccacaattAAGAACTTTGTTATTACacagtaaacattttaaaaacaatacattttccTTGATACAGATAATCAAGTAATATGTTAAATAGTCAGCTGATTCTAAATTACTTACTTACTAGAACATGTAATTTTGACAACACATAAAAAGGTTAAAGGCTTACATAAGGAACGGAATCAGATCGGCTTTTAAGAGGCTGACCCAGCAAGGCAACGAATGACCACATCTCCCATTGATACCAATGGAAGTGAGGGTACTTGGCATCGTACCAGGGCTGGGCcttcagctgagattttcaaaggaacctaagggagttaggtgccaaattCAGGCAACCTCTGAAAAATTCCAGCCTTCATATCACTATGCCCTGGTGTAGCACTAATGGGTTTTGGGAGAGAGCTGAGTTCAGCTTCAATCTTATAAAGAGAATGTCTGATATAGGATCTTTGGGAGAGCAGATGGAGAAGACAGATGAGGTGTAAGTTACTCCAAAGGAACTAAAGATGAAGCACCGAGTTTGGGAGTGTTAGGATCTGGGCTTATGGTTTGGAACCTTCTCTACATAAGAGTTTAGAGCAGTAGGAAATAAAAGAAACTATTGTTCAAACCACTTCACCAAGATAAAATTACATAACCCTCAGAGAACCCATATGCGGTAGGCatttacccccattttatagatggggaaatgaaGGTTCAGAGAAGTGTAGCAACTCGCACAGCTTGCCTTGTGCTTAGACTACACCCCATAACAATATGTACTATCCAAAACAGTATTTTCTTAGGAGCACTTAAAATGTCACATTACGAACACGCTGCCATTCACCATTGGTGCAACGACTTCTGCTTAGTAAAGTGATGGGTTTGGCCCACGCTTATGGTCCACTCCATTCTGACCGGTTAACCCCATGAATTGAGTGCACATATATTTTCACATCAGTAAGGAGGAACCTCCTTCCGGGAGGTCAGGATTGCCTTCATTTACTCTTCTTTGGTCCGCTTCTCTGTTCAGGCCCTTCTGCCCTCTTCTTTCTCCAATCACAGATCTCCGAGTAGCTACATGATTGGCACTTCCATGCTTCCTCAATTTCCACCCCCTGGACCTCCCTTTGCCCTTTCCAGTACGCAAGGtagttctgtgctttctctcgCACCTTTTCTTCTTCAAACCGAACCACCTCCGTCCCGAGCAGGGTGTTACTTTCCTGGTGGCTGTATTCGATTTTCAAACAGTCAATGCTGGGGAGGTCAGAGAGTGTCAGGTTTAGATACATCAGTTCCAGGAGGTCCCCAAAGCAGGTTACCGTGAATCCTACTTtctgagcatgttccctaatttgTGATCCCAGTGGCTGCTCCGGCCTCAGCTGGATGTGACTGGTGATAACATCTGGTTTCAGTTGTCCTTGCACCATGGCatcaaaaatgtatttatacaAACAGACCTgaaagcagtggggggaggggacggaggaGATAATTTAATAGATGATCAAACAATACTGCATTAAAGAATGCAACAAGGTGAGATGAACTcccctaggctatgtctacactgacagcTAGGGGTGGGAATCCCAGCTTCAAAAGACATACTCCACTTTCACTCACCTGAGCTGGCATGCTAAGAATAGTAGTGTAACATAGGCAGGGGTGGCACAACCTAGCCGCCGCGAGTACGAACCCTCCAGGTTCAATCAGCTGCTGTCCATGCTCCACTAGTTTTAGCTCAGATGAGAGCAAGCGTGAGTGTGTCTgcacgagctgggaatcacaccccgaGCGCAGAGTGTAGGCATAGCCTCAGGCGTCATTGGCAACTCCAGCCCTAAACCATCATGCTACTCAGTGCAATACTTCCTTGAAAGCCAAGTGTATTATACGTAGAAATACCCATCTCCGTAAGGTTATAGATCACCTCCAAATAAATGAGTAGCCCAGGAAAATGTGGACGACTCACAGAACCACAGAGGAGCTAGTGATAAAAATGTACATGCAAAGAACTTCTAGGTGTAAATAAAGTGTGTTCAAAATTGAGGAGAGAGTCTGACAGAATGAGACTTAATCAGCTTTAAAAGGTGGGGTTTTCACCACTGCCCTAACTCTAAATGGGAATCGGGCAGCCAAATAAATCCTTTAGGCAGCTTTGATGATACGCAGCTGAAAGCAGATCTCAAATTACATGAATAGGGTGCACTTGTAGTTAAAATAAACTTAATATTGCACCACCAATCCAAGTGCTGTGGGATTTGATGGCAATAGTTTAGTAGGTGACATATGTCTCTGCAAGTCAGCATTGAACCAATCATCTGGGAGGCCATGAACAGCTGGAGTTCCATCTTTTGCGTGAGATGCTGACCCAGTGTCCTGCCTTGTCTTTGAAGATCCTAGGACCTTCAAAGAGAAGGGTTGTTAACGCTGCTGCCTGGTCTGAATTCCAGTTTGGGTGGTTATACTCCACCTACATGGAGTTCCCCGTCTAGTTTCAACTGAATACTTCCTGTCCTAACCAGTTGTGTAACATGGTGGCTGGCTGTCAAACAGCGGTTCTCTTTCATTCCAGAGACGGCTGCAATTCACATATAATTCGCACAATAATCTGTAGGATGTTTTTGGTATAAGAGGGACAATATAAATACATGGTCAGTacattacataagaacggccgtactgggtcagatcaaaggtccatctagcccagtatcctatctaccgacagtggccaatgccaggtgccccagagggagtgaacctaaaaggtaatgatcaagtgatctctctcctgccatccatctccaccttctgacaaacagagtctagggacaccattccttacccatcctggctagtaaccattaacggacttaacctccatgaatttatccagttctcttttataccctgttatagtcctagccttcacaacctcctcaggtaaggagttccacaagttgactgtgcgctgtgtgaagaacttccttttatttgttttaaatctgctgcccattaatttcatttggtggcccccagTTCTTATAtcatgggaacaagtaaataacttttccttatctactttctccacatcactcatgattttatatacctctatcatatccccccttagtctcctcttttccaagctgaaaagtcctagcctctttaatctctcctcatatgggacccgttccaaacccctaatcattttagttgcccttctctgaaccttttctagtgccagtatatcttttttgagatgaggagaccacatctgtatgcagcattcaagatttatataagggcaataatatattctccttcttattctctatcccctttttaatgattcctaacatcctgtttactttcttgaccgcctctgcacactgcgtggacatcttcagagaactatccatgacgactccaagatcttttcctgatttgttgtagctaaattagcccccatcacattgtatgtatagttggggttattttttccagtgtgcattactttatatttatccacattaaatttcatttgccattttgttgcccaatcacttagttttgtgagatctttttgaagttcttcacagtctgctttggtcttaactatcttgagcagtttagtatcatctgcaaactttgccacctcagtttttatccctttctccagatcatttatgaataagttgaataggattggtcctaggactgaccttgGGGGTCATTACACTACTTCTTTAGTAATGTTAGTCTAATACCCATCAGTTGCTTGTTTTCTGAGCAAATATTTGTCTATGGATTTGAACATATTTTACCAATATTTTGAACATATTTGTCTATGGATTTGAGCATATTTTACCCACCTGGAAATAATCTTTCTTTTTCTGTGCTCTAGAAGGCATAAAAGGTCGGCCTCGAGTTTTTAGCTCTCTCAGCTCCAGCTCTCCCTTGGCACTATAGCACAGCTCATCAATAATTCCCGTCAGGAAGACATCTTCTATTACTCCAAACACTGGAAGCTCCCGCACGCAACCACCTGGAATACAAAATGGGATACCCATACATTTTATGAGGCTCGCATGGCTTTTGAATAAAGACTTAAGTAACACTGCAAATTTCTTGGAATTGTAGTATTGATGCATTTTAAGAATTTGCATTTAGACACTGGATTAAGAGAATGCTTGCATTTCTCCCCAAGtagtttcagttttaataatctaaggtggttattagaaattcaggtaagggagtttaaaatacatatttttgtcTTAACGATCTCTAATTGTTATCATCCTTTCAAGCTAGCACAAAGAtcacaacacatttttatatataaacacactcactctctctctcagacatcacacaaacacaaagtaaaatgaagataaaaaaaaaattatgacaaTACCTTTTGCCTGCCTACATACCTGCTTGTAGAACTGGAATCACGGAAAGAAGATTCAGTATTTTTATTGCCCAAGAATCTTCCTGGCTGGTCGTATGTACTTTCACTACATCATGGACTTCTAGTTCTGATTTCAAAAAGAGATAAAATGATTATTAATTTTCATCACAGTCCTGCCTTGAGGCTGCAACTGAGCTCTGggtcccattgtgcaaggcaccaCGAAGCATGGTAAAAAAGCTTcagtgtaaataaacaagatagaCAACAGGTGGGAGGGGAATCGGCACAGAGAGGAGTACCCAAGGGTACTCAACAGATCAGTtggagagccaggaagagaagaacccatgtctcctgacccccagtccagtgccctttctgtgaaaatgttaGAAAACGGTATAAATTTAGGCCTCTTTCCTTGACCCTGGTGCAATATATCAATCCACTGAGGATTACAaggaacattttcttttttccagggATACCCATAAGTTAAATTTAGTCCAGAAGCGGACATAGTAGGATAGTTAAAGCAGTGTGTTATACTGCTCTTTAATGCAAGTATATGCTTTTGGAAGGCTCTTATGAGACTAGAAGGTGAAACTCGGCTTGCAGATAATACCTGTGCATCCCTGCTGACATCAATAGGGTCATACAGGTGTAGCTGTGGGTAGAATTTGACCCACCGTATTAACAaattcatttatttgtaacaaATATTAAAGACTTCCAAAATCTTTGCAGAAAACTGAATGAAACAACGCACTGTGTAATAAATGAGGCAGAAGAAGCCggagagaaagaaaacaacatGGAAGTTTTTACTGCAACATCCTGGTAGTGTTACCTCTTGCTAGATGTATGCTCTTCCCTGTGTTTAATAACACTACTGTCTCTGGCGCCTGCAGCTGGGGGACTTCCCTGCCATAAACCATTTGTTGTTCGCACCAACTCTGAGTGGACAGATCAGTCACGCAAAGGTACTTCAGGTAATATTTTTCCAGGGGAGTCTGCGCTCTCTTTCTTTTCACCTTCCCGGCTGCACTGTCTTCTGTCAACACCTTATTTAAGGATGCCAGAGGCAGGTCACTTGAGGAGTTTGCCTTTCCAGCATCTCTATAATGAAATACATTAATTGTTTCCCCCCCTTCTAAAGTCCTTTATAAATACAATTGTTTTGCCATTTGCACAGTAAGTTTAGCCCGCAAAGCCACTAGCACAAAGATGAAACAGTAAATTGATGAGCAGTATCAATCTCTCTTTAAAGCCTGTGCCAAGTTAGGAACACTCTGGTACAGCCCCAGTGAAGAGCAGTCATTTATTTTCAGGGAGCCAGATTAGGGCAAGTTCAGACAAGTTTCACACCCTGCCATGGGAATGTCCTGCTCAAGTCTCCCTGAGTTAGGAATCTAGAGGCTGGGAGAAGGGAACAATTGCGGAGATGGAGATTTGATCTTCAGGACTCCTTGGGGTTCGCCGCCCCCTGCCTCCGGGAGCGAAGGGGGTACGGGACCCCACCCTGCTTTGGAAAGCACCCAGGATGCACCCCGATttgggggctgctccccagaggtGCAGCTCTTCTAGGAGCAGCCAAAAAAGCCCCCCCGGGGGTTACCGGGGAAGAGCCATTGCCGGCTGGagtcgggctgcagcctgggggatggggagggtcgAGCTCAGGGCGCTGCCGCCCCTGTAGGCTGTGGGGGGCGTTTTACAGGCGAACCCCGAAGCTGGGGAGAGGCGGGCAGCGCTTACCCCGGCTGCAGCGCGTGGTCCCCcggctcctccagcagcagcagcagctcggaGTCGCTGAGCTCGCCAGGCTCGCAGCCCGGCCCCGCCATGGACGCTTGAATCGcagcctctgctccgcctcccgCGGCGCGCCGGAGCGAGCACAgctcggaggaggggcaggtCTCCAGTCTCCACCCCGTGCCCTCCCATCGAGTTCTCCTGCCTCCCCTAGTCCCTGCCTCGCCTCTCCGCTCCCCTCCCTTAGCACCCAGCGCAGCAGAGACGGCAGAAATGGGCACGACTAAGGACCAGTAGTGGAGCCACGGGGCAGCCCCCAAGCCCCCTGAGAAGCCCAGCCCAGGTATTATGCATTGTATCCTCCCCCGGTGGAGGCTTCTGGCGCTTTTACTCCTCTCTTTCAGCTCGTCCAGTCCCTGTCAGTGAATGGCAAGGCAGGGTATAGGCCCTGGCCACAGGCTCTATTTGATATTAAACTGATAGCCCCCATTTAGCAAATCCAGATTCTGCCTTCCTCGTGCAGCCTCGCCAACTCTCCTGCCTGtccatgcatccgacgaagttggcattcacccacgaaagcttatgctccaatacgtctgttagtcctgtggcaccttatagactctttgtcactttttgcAATCCTAGCAGGAGTTGATGTCTTCTGTAAAACCCCAGCTCCCGGATTCACATCGAGCGTCCTGC is a window encoding:
- the EXO5 gene encoding exonuclease V isoform X2, with protein sequence MAGPGCEPGELSDSELLLLLEEPGDHALQPGDAGKANSSSDLPLASLNKVLTEDSAAGKVKRKRAQTPLEKYYLKYLCVTDLSTQSWCEQQMVYGREVPQLQAPETVVLLNTGKSIHLARELEVHDVVKVHTTSQEDSWAIKILNLLSVIPVLQAGGCVRELPVFGVIEDVFLTGIIDELCYSAKGELELRELKTRGRPFMPSRAQKKKDYFQVCLYKYIFDAMVQGQLKPDVITSHIQLRPEQPLGSQIREHAQKVGFTVTCFGDLLELMYLNLTLSDLPSIDCLKIEYSHQESNTLLGTEVVRFEEEKVREKAQNYLAYWKGQREVQGVEIEEAWKCQSCSYSEICDWRKKRAEGPEQRSGPKKSK
- the EXO5 gene encoding exonuclease V isoform X1; translated protein: MGGHGVETGDLPLLRAVLAPARRGRRSRGCDSSVHGGAGLRAWRAQRLRAAAAAGGAGGPRAAAGVLTEDSAAGKVKRKRAQTPLEKYYLKYLCVTDLSTQSWCEQQMVYGREVPQLQAPETVVLLNTGKSIHLARELEVHDVVKVHTTSQEDSWAIKILNLLSVIPVLQAGGCVRELPVFGVIEDVFLTGIIDELCYSAKGELELRELKTRGRPFMPSRAQKKKDYFQVCLYKYIFDAMVQGQLKPDVITSHIQLRPEQPLGSQIREHAQKVGFTVTCFGDLLELMYLNLTLSDLPSIDCLKIEYSHQESNTLLGTEVVRFEEEKVREKAQNYLAYWKGQREVQGVEIEEAWKCQSCSYSEICDWRKKRAEGPEQRSGPKKSK